Proteins from a genomic interval of Clostridium sp. AN503:
- a CDS encoding extracellular solute-binding protein — MKKKRLLWAVVAAFLCVSLAGCRAKKEEQPEKVTLIVKMAPIGLGDIPGVGEAEVYDLMAAAAERFQAQYDKYEVEFVLSRYDYMDEQKQLADKHGTPEAADVFFSGSYNVPLYVKRGWMVPLDDIIDEKLRKDIDISIWNQNSVDGKVYTMPFHQLQNTLIVNREMMEAAGLEDYIPTDDTVACWTTEEFNLICEKLTESLTDENTFAFMMYAENYQGDSHIMTLLRAYGGTLYDELGDFAVNTPEGIRALTWIKEMDRKGVTPRGAENLELLDCINLFYNRQLAICVGNLTNMWDARNRGIDVFPANFPSMSGDGYCTASSNGFCIFDNGDEKKIQAAKDFLAYIYTDEELMKYALGTIPVNDSVIKQYQDDIWLMKAYGENTSHTVDNIQNNLNWQGVRNVFYLQIQDLLLGEKTPQEAAAAIDDTCNAALREGRAEGD; from the coding sequence GTGAAGAAAAAGCGCCTGTTGTGGGCCGTTGTTGCAGCTTTCTTGTGCGTATCGCTGGCCGGCTGCCGGGCGAAGAAAGAGGAGCAGCCGGAGAAGGTGACGCTGATCGTGAAGATGGCTCCCATAGGACTGGGAGATATACCGGGAGTGGGGGAAGCGGAAGTCTATGATCTGATGGCTGCTGCTGCGGAGCGTTTCCAGGCGCAGTATGATAAGTATGAGGTCGAGTTTGTACTCAGCCGGTATGACTATATGGACGAGCAGAAACAGCTGGCCGACAAGCATGGAACACCGGAGGCGGCTGACGTGTTTTTCTCCGGCTCTTATAATGTTCCTCTGTATGTGAAACGGGGATGGATGGTCCCGCTGGATGATATCATTGATGAAAAGCTCCGCAAGGATATCGATATCTCGATCTGGAACCAGAATTCTGTCGACGGCAAGGTCTATACGATGCCATTCCACCAGCTTCAGAATACCTTGATAGTGAACAGGGAGATGATGGAGGCGGCAGGCCTGGAAGATTATATACCCACAGACGATACGGTTGCATGCTGGACTACGGAGGAATTTAATCTGATCTGTGAAAAGCTGACGGAGTCTCTTACGGATGAGAATACCTTTGCATTCATGATGTATGCAGAAAATTATCAGGGCGACAGCCATATTATGACTTTGCTGCGGGCATATGGCGGTACGCTTTATGATGAGTTGGGGGATTTTGCTGTGAACACTCCAGAGGGCATCCGGGCCCTTACATGGATCAAGGAGATGGACCGGAAGGGGGTTACGCCGCGGGGAGCAGAGAATCTGGAACTGTTAGACTGTATCAATCTGTTTTATAACCGGCAGCTTGCGATCTGTGTCGGCAACCTGACCAATATGTGGGATGCGAGAAACCGTGGGATCGACGTATTTCCGGCTAATTTCCCCAGCATGTCCGGAGACGGTTACTGCACTGCATCTTCCAACGGGTTTTGTATTTTTGATAATGGGGACGAAAAAAAGATCCAGGCGGCAAAGGATTTTCTGGCCTATATTTACACGGATGAAGAATTGATGAAGTATGCCCTCGGCACGATACCGGTCAATGATTCAGTCATTAAGCAGTATCAGGATGATATATGGCTGATGAAGGCCTACGGTGAAAATACGTCCCATACTGTGGATAATATCCAGAACAATTTAAACTGGCAGGGAGTCAGAAATGTCTTTTACCTTCAGATACAGGATTTGCTGCTCGGGGAAAAAACACCGCAGGAAGCGGCCGCAGCCATCGACGATACCTGCAATGCAGCTTTGAGGGAGGGACGTGCCGAAGGTGACTGA
- a CDS encoding sensor domain-containing diguanylate cyclase, which yields MKRNRKKNKGVKWEISFTPITRCGAVFCALVLVIVFLGGGILSVKRMKADAEASLAASHARIFQKVDGAVNLLESLASLPEFYDPELPPIDKVKKLDRMSPYFGYMMICYVDSDIVVYSDGSEPASLASRDYMQRLFSTGQRQVTDSFAAGADGSTLNYTVAVPLVDEQGRITGCLFCAIYFDEVSEILGQSADAGSSELTLIGSRGQVMSSTAGLPYGDSVMDVLRERVLFSTTPDRLEEEMLAARSGHFWSVRDGSLCYSTFQRVENTNWDIICTVDFWTFFGELVSTLVLVSGLTVLLYLGLLHVVRRYIRREMEVVDMLVHSVEELEKRIYQDEKPENVDFEEVLRLTSNGLSDSLTGVVTRSVFLNQASSLLKKADPQQLQALCFVDMDNLKQINDSCGHAGGDIALKSIGYTLREYEKKYDGVVGRYGGDEFVMLLTSLDDKEELKNVLDELVLRFQNSVQSGGQSIPVRCSIGVSVCRPGDELEQAIADADEALYYVKQNGKGYYHIHQN from the coding sequence ATGAAAAGAAACAGAAAGAAAAATAAAGGTGTAAAATGGGAGATATCATTTACACCTATCACACGCTGCGGTGCGGTATTCTGTGCTCTGGTTCTGGTCATTGTTTTTCTGGGAGGTGGTATCCTGTCTGTAAAACGGATGAAAGCAGACGCAGAAGCGTCTCTGGCGGCAAGTCATGCCAGGATATTCCAGAAAGTAGACGGAGCGGTCAATCTGCTGGAGTCCCTGGCCAGCCTTCCGGAATTTTACGATCCAGAGCTTCCGCCCATTGATAAAGTCAAAAAACTGGATCGGATGAGTCCATATTTTGGATATATGATGATCTGCTATGTGGATTCCGATATTGTAGTCTATTCTGACGGCTCGGAGCCGGCCAGCCTGGCCAGCCGGGATTATATGCAGCGGCTGTTTTCTACAGGACAGAGACAGGTGACAGACAGTTTTGCAGCGGGAGCGGACGGCTCCACGCTGAATTATACGGTGGCAGTGCCCCTGGTGGATGAGCAGGGAAGGATCACAGGATGTCTGTTCTGCGCTATCTATTTTGATGAGGTGTCTGAGATCCTGGGACAGTCTGCTGATGCCGGCAGTTCAGAACTGACTCTGATCGGGAGCCGTGGGCAGGTCATGTCCTCCACGGCTGGTCTACCCTATGGGGATTCCGTCATGGATGTGCTGCGTGAAAGAGTGCTGTTTTCCACTACCCCGGACAGGTTGGAGGAAGAGATGCTGGCGGCCCGTTCTGGACACTTCTGGAGTGTGAGGGACGGAAGCCTTTGCTATTCCACTTTTCAGAGAGTAGAAAATACAAACTGGGATATTATATGTACAGTGGATTTCTGGACATTTTTCGGCGAGCTGGTTTCGACGCTTGTCCTGGTGTCGGGGCTGACCGTGCTGCTCTATCTCGGCCTTCTGCATGTTGTGCGCCGCTATATCAGGAGAGAGATGGAAGTGGTGGATATGCTTGTCCATTCGGTGGAGGAACTGGAGAAGAGGATCTATCAGGATGAAAAGCCGGAGAATGTGGATTTTGAGGAGGTTCTGCGCCTTACAAGCAACGGACTGTCCGACAGCCTTACGGGTGTAGTCACCCGTTCGGTGTTCTTAAACCAGGCGTCGTCTCTGTTGAAAAAAGCAGATCCGCAGCAGCTGCAGGCTCTTTGCTTCGTTGATATGGATAATCTGAAACAGATCAACGACAGCTGCGGCCATGCGGGCGGAGATATCGCGCTCAAGAGCATAGGGTATACACTGCGGGAATACGAGAAAAAATATGACGGCGTGGTGGGGCGTTACGGCGGAGATGAATTCGTTATGCTGCTGACCAGCCTGGACGATAAGGAAGAGCTGAAGAATGTTCTGGATGAACTGGTGCTCCGTTTTCAGAACAGTGTACAGTCTGGAGGGCAGAGCATTCCGGTCCGATGCAGTATTGGCGTGTCTGTCTGTCGTCCGGGGGATGAGCTGGAGCAGGCGATCGCCGATGCGGACGAGGCTCTTTACTATGTAAAACAAAATGGAAAAGGATATTACCATATCCACCAGAATTGA